One genomic segment of Rivularia sp. PCC 7116 includes these proteins:
- a CDS encoding KaiA domain-containing protein, producing the protein MSQSEIMLVFEQMNPNQKKEMLQQVKSEYRQILIKYFTNDINLKEKIDKLIHAIFRANIPVPQIIEIHMELVDEFAKQLKIEGRSDYNSLLLDYRLTLIDMLAHLCEIYRRSGTSKG; encoded by the coding sequence ATGTCACAATCTGAAATTATGCTCGTTTTTGAGCAAATGAATCCAAATCAGAAAAAAGAAATGTTACAACAGGTCAAATCCGAGTACCGCCAAATTCTGATTAAATATTTTACCAACGATATCAATTTAAAAGAAAAAATAGATAAATTAATTCATGCAATATTTCGTGCTAATATCCCCGTGCCTCAAATTATTGAGATTCATATGGAATTAGTTGATGAATTTGCCAAGCAGCTAAAAATAGAAGGTAGAAGCGATTATAATTCGTTACTTCTTGATTATCGCTTGACATTGATTGATATGTTGGCTCATTTATGTGAAATTTATAGACGCTCTGGTACTTCTAAGGGTTGA
- the kaiB gene encoding circadian clock protein KaiB, whose amino-acid sequence MNHQDGQTYVLKLYVSGNTPNSVQALKTLKTILEQEFKGVYALKVIDVQKNPQQAEEDKILATPTLSKILPPPVRKIIGDLSDKERVLIGLNLLDAQLNEQENNWE is encoded by the coding sequence ATGAACCATCAAGATGGTCAGACCTATGTTCTGAAATTGTATGTATCGGGTAATACGCCAAACTCGGTACAGGCGCTAAAAACACTTAAAACAATATTAGAGCAGGAATTTAAAGGAGTTTATGCTTTAAAAGTTATCGATGTGCAAAAGAATCCACAGCAAGCGGAAGAAGACAAAATTTTGGCTACTCCAACTTTGTCAAAAATTTTACCACCGCCGGTTCGTAAAATAATTGGGGATCTATCGGATAAAGAAAGAGTCTTAATTGGTTTAAATTTATTGGATGCACAATTAAACGAACAAGAAAACAACTGGGAATAG
- the kaiC gene encoding circadian clock protein KaiC translates to MSEKKKPLHSSNPLVNRGVEKIRTLIEGFDDITHSGLPKGRTTLVSGTSGTGKTLFSLQFLYNGITHLKEPGIFVTFEEAPNDIIRNAYIFGWDLQQLIDDGQLFILDASPDPEGQEVIGNFDLSGLIERLQYAIQKYKAKRISIDSVTAIFQQYEAAGLVRREIFRLVARLKGLSVTTVMTTERREEYGPVATFGVEEFVSDNVIIFRNVLEGERRRRTIEILKLRGTTHMKGEYPFTITNQGINIFPLGAMRLTQRSSNARVSSGVESLDKMCGGGFFKDSIILATGATGTGKTLLVSKFLQEGCHQGERSILFAYEESRAQLSRNATSWGIDFEQLERQGLLKIICAYPESTGLEDHLQIIKSEISEFKPSRIAIDSLSALDRGVSNNAFRQFVIGVTGYAKQEEITGFFTNTTTHFLGSNSITDSHISTITDTIILLQYVEIRGEMSRAVNVFKMRGSWHDKGIREYNITRDGPQIKNSFQDYERIISGVPSRVSIDEKAELSRIVRSFEDEQTSDS, encoded by the coding sequence ATGAGCGAGAAAAAAAAACCGCTACACAGTAGCAACCCTTTAGTAAATCGAGGTGTGGAAAAAATTCGCACCTTGATAGAGGGTTTCGATGATATTACTCATAGTGGATTGCCTAAAGGTAGAACAACTTTGGTCAGCGGTACCTCTGGTACGGGGAAAACATTGTTTTCTTTACAGTTTCTCTACAACGGTATTACTCACTTAAAAGAACCAGGGATTTTTGTCACTTTTGAAGAAGCTCCCAATGATATTATCAGAAACGCTTATATATTTGGTTGGGATTTACAACAGTTAATTGATGATGGTCAACTATTTATCCTTGATGCTTCTCCAGATCCCGAAGGTCAAGAAGTTATCGGTAACTTTGATTTATCCGGATTGATAGAGCGGTTGCAATACGCGATTCAAAAATACAAAGCAAAACGTATTTCCATTGATTCGGTAACGGCAATATTTCAGCAGTATGAGGCGGCGGGATTAGTCAGACGGGAAATTTTTCGTTTAGTTGCACGTTTAAAAGGTTTGAGCGTTACCACCGTAATGACAACCGAGCGAAGAGAAGAATACGGTCCGGTAGCAACATTCGGCGTAGAAGAATTTGTATCCGATAACGTCATAATTTTTCGTAATGTTTTAGAAGGCGAGCGTCGCAGACGGACGATTGAAATTCTCAAATTGCGCGGTACGACTCATATGAAAGGGGAATATCCTTTTACAATTACCAATCAAGGAATAAATATTTTCCCATTAGGTGCCATGCGTTTAACTCAACGTTCTTCAAACGCTCGCGTATCTTCGGGAGTTGAATCTCTAGATAAGATGTGCGGGGGTGGATTTTTTAAAGATTCGATTATTTTGGCTACAGGGGCTACCGGTACGGGGAAAACCTTATTAGTCAGTAAATTTTTACAAGAAGGTTGCCATCAAGGCGAACGCTCGATACTATTTGCCTATGAAGAATCCCGCGCTCAACTTTCAAGAAATGCCACTTCTTGGGGAATTGACTTCGAGCAACTAGAGCGTCAAGGATTGCTCAAAATAATTTGTGCTTATCCCGAATCAACTGGCTTAGAAGATCACCTACAAATTATTAAGTCAGAAATTTCTGAGTTTAAACCTTCCCGCATTGCTATCGATTCTCTTAGTGCTTTGGATCGGGGGGTTTCTAATAATGCATTCCGACAATTTGTTATTGGTGTAACGGGTTACGCCAAACAAGAAGAAATCACTGGCTTTTTTACTAATACCACTACCCATTTTTTAGGTTCAAATTCGATTACTGATTCTCATATTTCTACTATTACTGACACGATTATCCTATTGCAATATGTAGAAATTCGTGGAGAAATGTCCCGAGCAGTCAACGTATTTAAAATGCGCGGCTCTTGGCACGATAAGGGTATCAGAGAATACAACATAACTCGTGATGGTCCCCAAATCAAAAATTCATTCCAAGATTACGAAAGAATTATCAGTGGAGTGCCCAGTCGCGTTAGTATCGATGAAAAGGCGGAATTATCTCGTATTGTTAGGAGTTTTGAAGATGAGCAAACATCTGATTCTTAG